Genomic segment of Bacteroidota bacterium:
CTTAGTAATTATATATTCGTCTTGCGCAGGCAATGGTGAAATACTTGCAACAGTCAAGCTTGTTGCTGTTGAAGGCGGCGCTAATAAATTAAAATTATTGGATTCGGCATAAGAATTCTCAGCCATGTAAGCCATAGGTATCCCTGCTTGTAAAGTTGTATTACTGGCACCACCACCATCATAATAAGCTACTCGGTTTTCTCCACCCTGGTATTGAGCTCTTACTCTTACCGGGTTGATATAAGCCAAAGCATCCGTGTAACTACCAGTACCTAAAAGAGCCAGACGTATTTTAGCTTCGGCAGCTATTAAATATGTTTCTGCACTACGGGCCAAAGTAATATCGCGAAGGCCATCAATATCATTAAAGCCACCTATACGGGAACCATCAAAAAATTTACTTAAAGATGGGAAACGAACATCCTTAAATAATGCAGTATCCAATGTTGCTCCGTTGGGGTAAGCCACATAAACATTAGCAATTAGTCTGTTTGTTCTTGCGTAAGGTATAGTATTTGGCATTGACCTATTAGTAAACCTCGTATCACCGGGCTGATTGATTACATACATAACACCTACATCACCATTTACATAAGGAGCCGCAGCCTTATTTACCAAATACTTCGTTCTAAAGCTCTTCCAAAATCTTGAATCATTCACTAAATCGTACACTCTATACATAAAATAATTTGTAGCTAAACGGCTAAATGGTCTACCTCCACTAAGATCCCGCTGCATCTGGGGTATATCTTCATAGCGGCCTCCGTAATACAGATGCTGTTGATTAACTCCACTGGCAGAAGCATCAGCTGTAAACTGCGCAGATAAAATTATTTCGCCTAGGTTTTCATTGGCACTATTAGGAGCAGTATACTTCCACAGATCTCCAAAGTTTGGCGCCAATGGATGATTGGCAATAATACCATCGCACAAAGGAATAATAGCAGCAAGGTCAGCTGCTTTTGTAGAAGCGTTCCAGGAATTATTAATTTCACTTGCACGGGATAAATATGCTTTAGCCAAAAAATGTGCCGCCGCATCTTTGGTTATTCTTGCAGGACCCCCGGTATTAGCCAAAAGGTTATAAGCCTGTGTAAAGTCAGCGATAATTTGCGCAAATACATCTTTAGGTTCAGCACGGGTAAACTCCAATTCAACAGTGGTGCTGGGTGTAGTTTTTAAAGGTACCGCCCCATACTGGCTCACCAATCTTAAATAACAATATGCACGGAAAAAGTACCCTTCGCCCAAAGCAGTTTTCTTAATAGCATCAGCAGTGGATGTACTTGCAGTTGCATTTTGTATTATAATGTTAGCGTGACCAATTCCTATGTATAAATTATCCCACTGTGCATTGGCAGTAACGGTATTGCTATTAATAGCAGGGACAATAGAAGCAAGTCCATTACCATAAGATGTGTAGGATATGTTTGAATTGTCGCCTCCTACATGAAATTCATCGGTGCCATAGGCCATATAAGCAAAAGCAAATTCGCCATTAAATGGTTGGCAAAATATGTGATGATAAGCACCTGTTACCAAAGATTGAATACCTGGATCAGTTGTATAATATTCCAGGCTCCTTGCTGTTTTAAGTTCTTCATCTAAAAAAGTCTTTTTGCATGAAACCGTAGTCATCACAACTGCAATGATCGCTATAATGATAAAAAATTTATTCTTTTTCATACTTTAATGTTTTGTTGGGTTAAAATGCTGCATTAATTCCAAATATAAAGCCACGGTTGCTGGTAAAGGCAGACACATCCATATCCATGTAGTCGATCTTTGAAAAAAGCATTCCCGGGTTAGCGACCTGGACGTATATCCTCAAACTTGACATACTTGCTTTCTTTAAAAGCTTCGCATCAACATTATATGACGCAGAAATATTCCTGATCTTTATAAAAGAAGCAGGTTGAAATCCTAACGAAGTAGAATAAAGATCTCCGGTACCTGTGGAATAAATTGGTTTTTGAAACTCAGCATCAGTATTGTTTTCTGTGTAATAATCAAGAGCTCGTGTACTAGCTCTGGCCACCATGGCTTCTCCTCCAGTATTAAACAGATAATTTAACCGGCCATATATAAAGATCGACAATTCAAAATTTTTATACGTAAACCCATTTGTCATACCTAATATCCATCTTGGCCTGGTATTACCAACAATTATCCTATCATTGTTTGCATCAATTTTATAATCACCATTTTGATCTACAGGTCTTACATTTCCAGGAGAAAATTTACCAGTTGGCAGGTTAGCATTAAATTTATTCATTTCGACCGAATCAGATACATGCCATAAACCGTTTGCCTGAATTCCATAAATAACACCAATTGGCTGACCAATAAACCAGTTATTATTAATATCATCCTGCTTACCGTTTGATAAAGAAACAATTTTTTCTTTCTGCCAGGAAGCATTAAATGTGGTTGTCCATTGAAAATTTCTGGCGATCACATTCACCGTATTGATATTTATATCTATGCCCTGGTTTTCAGTTTGCCCAATATTTTGTAATGTAGTGGTAAAACCAGTAACCGTAGGGATACTGCGGTTCAGCAACAGATCTTCTGTTTTGGATTTATATAGATCAATTACTGCAGAAATGCGTCGTTTAAAGATAGAAAAGTCCAGTCCTAAATTATACTGCGTTGTTTTTTCCCAGCCAAGTGCCTGGTTGGCTAAAACAGAAGATGGAAGAGTACCAGCAGATATTGTGCTTACAAAAGGATAGAATAAAGGTGTAATAGCC
This window contains:
- a CDS encoding RagB/SusD family nutrient uptake outer membrane protein; the protein is MKKNKFFIIIAIIAVVMTTVSCKKTFLDEELKTARSLEYYTTDPGIQSLVTGAYHHIFCQPFNGEFAFAYMAYGTDEFHVGGDNSNISYTSYGNGLASIVPAINSNTVTANAQWDNLYIGIGHANIIIQNATASTSTADAIKKTALGEGYFFRAYCYLRLVSQYGAVPLKTTPSTTVELEFTRAEPKDVFAQIIADFTQAYNLLANTGGPARITKDAAAHFLAKAYLSRASEINNSWNASTKAADLAAIIPLCDGIIANHPLAPNFGDLWKYTAPNSANENLGEIILSAQFTADASASGVNQQHLYYGGRYEDIPQMQRDLSGGRPFSRLATNYFMYRVYDLVNDSRFWKSFRTKYLVNKAAAPYVNGDVGVMYVINQPGDTRFTNRSMPNTIPYARTNRLIANVYVAYPNGATLDTALFKDVRFPSLSKFFDGSRIGGFNDIDGLRDITLARSAETYLIAAEAKIRLALLGTGSYTDALAYINPVRVRAQYQGGENRVAYYDGGGASNTTLQAGIPMAYMAENSYAESNNFNLLAPPSTATSLTVASISPLPAQDEYIITKLGYTSTYDRMMCFLLDERSRELAGEYLRWQDLSRTKTLVDRAKAFNPDAAPNIKDYHLLRPIPQTFLDGIQSGGVNLSPAQKQAMQNPGY